Proteins encoded in a region of the Pocillopora verrucosa isolate sample1 chromosome 11, ASM3666991v2, whole genome shotgun sequence genome:
- the LOC131777168 gene encoding potassium voltage-gated channel protein Shal, with the protein MARRVHFNNELHKKHRIVLNVSGQRYTTERKCLQRHPHTLLGSEMLTRFFDPIKKEYFFDRDPYLFRYILNFYQCGKLHSSPDDCPVAFKDELDFFGIPICELEDCCWYTTNTDEKEKHPCHYAVRKASMKAVHSGNYLDWNKRENKQGIIKRKKIPATRSKNFTQPSRSPNHVPLTEKRCGNTRQKSDKRAEFIRAKHSEESENSTEKCSSTRKCEINCRCQPHKSKIAQRLFYFLYGLFIVLSVATTTVETIDCEDGVKCLVLYPDLFFAFDATFVAVFTVEFLIRFAWSKKRCAFMKDFFNVIDLLAILPYYISLIATQFVTTDSVTLLITLRVLRVARIMKLTRGSTRLKSLLYTLRNCSTDLLFLYFTFTLGILLFGSVLYFVESGEDFRSIPHSLWYTCVTMMTTGYGDVVPVSVLGKVIGGMCCVCGVVIMSLPIPIMQDKKVIVQN; encoded by the exons ATGGCGAGGCGTGTTCACTTCAATAACGAATTACACAAAAAGCATCGTATTGTATTAAACGTAAGCGGACAACGGTATACGACAGAAAGGAAGTGTTTACAAAGACATCCACATACTCTTCTCGGAAGCGAGATGTTAACCAGGTTTTTTGATCCTATTAAGAAGGAATATTTCTTCGATAGAGACCCATATTTGTTTCGATACATATTGAATTTTTACCAATGCGGGAAGCTTCACTCATCGCCCGACGATTGTCCCGTTGCTTTTAAGGACGAGCTCGACTTTTTCGGGATTCCTATTTGTGAACTCGAGGACTGTTGCTGGTACACAACAAACactgatgagaaagaaaaacacccgTGTCACTACGCCGTGAGGAAAGCTAGCATGAAGGCGGTACATTCTGGTAATTACCTCGATTGGAAtaaacgagaaaataaacaagggattattaaaagaaagaagattCCCGCGACGAGGTCAAAAAACTTTACACAACCTAGTAGAAGCCCAAATCATGTACCATTGACAGAGAAACGATGCGGCAACACACGACAAAAGTCGGATAAGAGAGCTGAATTTATACGGGCGAAACACTCTGAAGAGAGTGAAAACTCAACAGAAAAGTGCTCGAGTACACGCAAGTGTGAAATAAATTGCAGATGCCAACCGCATAAATCCAAAATAGCACAAcgattattttattttttgtatggGTTGTTCATAGTTCTAAGCGTGGCTACCACAACGGTGGAGACAATTGACTGCGAGGATGGCGTGAAATGTTTAGTGCTCTATCCCGACTTGTTCTTCGCCTTTGACGCCACCTTTGTGGCTGTATTCACCGTAGAATTCCTCATACGATTCGCTTGGTCAAAGAAACGCTGTGCATTCatgaaagatttcttcaatgTGATAGATTTACTTGCAATATTGCCCTACTATATATCGCTCATTGCGACGCAGTTCGTAACCACCGACAGCGTTACGCTTTTAATAACTCTACGTGTTCTACGTGTCGCGCGGATAATGAAATTAACCAGAGGCTCTACGAGATTGAAGTCTTTGCTCTATACCCTAAGAAACTGCTCAACAGATCTGCTGTTTTTGTACTTCACGTTCACCCTAGGGATATTGCTGTTTGGGAGTGTGTTGTACTTTGTGGAAAGTGGGGAAGATTTCCGGAGTATTCCTCATTCCCTCTGGTACACTTGCGTGACGATGATGACTACCGG GTATGGTGACGTTGTACCTGTATCAGTATTAGGGAAGGTAATTGGTGGAATGTGCTGTGTATGTGGTGTGGTAATAATGTCACTCCCAATTCCTATTATGCAAGACAAAAAGGTTATAGTGCAGAATTGA